Genomic window (Ictalurus furcatus strain D&B chromosome 26, Billie_1.0, whole genome shotgun sequence):
TGCCAGCCTTGGgagggttgggttttttttggtgatgaGGGAAACAGGAGAAGATGCAGAGAGAATTTAGATGGCGAGGGTTATTGAGGGTCAGGGTTACCGAAGATTTCCCAACTCTCTGAATGGACGCAACATCTGTCATATCGGGTTTCCCATCTGCACGATCCATTAAGTGTGAAAATACAATTGTGCATTACACGGATATCAAAATACACAGCACAGAGGATAAACGACGTGATTACTGAATGGACCAGATGCTAGACGGACAAACGTAAATCACTGCCTACAGTGTTGTTCAAGCATTCAGTAAGTATTCAGTAGGTTCTAAGGAAGTTCAGCTATGACGTTCCATCAGTAATGTTCCTGCAATGTTATAATAACTGTTGGCTTTCTTCACTTCAATCTTCAAGTTTTGGCATGTTTTCCTCACAACATTCCGagttaaacaaaacaataacatgATGTGAACATTAGGAAGTTACCGTTCTTTCAGTTATAAACGTCGTGTTTAAACTTTCTCAAAACATCCAGAAAACCCAAAAAAGTGAACACCCTATGAAACCATAATGATCAAAAACTGATCACTGTTAGTTGGAACGATGTCAAATTTATGACTGCTGACAAAATATAAGGAGATGTAACATAAAAGATGTACATTTACTTTACATAAAACTAAACGGTTATTATTTGAGGAGTTCAAAACATGCAATTGCATAGAAACTTTTTTTCATGCCAAGACACATTATACACAATGCATATTTAATAGAAATACCTGgattctgatttttatttatttatttatttatttttacacacggttgcaatcaaaatgattaaacccccattgaaaatcaggtgtattttcaaaatgtacagactttcagctgtttgcaatgaacaaatcaaacaaaagcgaatgaaatagttcaacacaacgaatgcttcaagcggtttccccaaattcaactgaaaatccaacttataatgatttctccagttttaaaatgattcaaccccttcatgacaaGCATCTTTACTACTTAGTAGATCAtccttttactgttatgacctgctgcaaacgagatgcataaccagacaccagcttcctgaggaatctcagcccattcctcatgagcaatgggctccagttcagtaatattcttgggtttgcgtgctgcaccCACcgccttcaaatcccaccagagattttctatggggttcaactcaggtgactgtgatggccctgtagaatcttccaggacttctgcaaccaagccttggtggaatttgaggtatgcttgggatcattgtcctgttggaaggtccagtgaaacccaagcttcagcttcctcacagacggcatgatgttttctccgaggatttcctgatacttcaatgaatccatcttgccttccacacgctgcaggtttccagtgccagagtaTGCAAAGCATCCCCAGAGCATccccgagccaccaccatgcttaactgtggacagagtgttctcttcattcttcttcctgcagaaaagttttgtttcatcgctccacagaacagaatcccaaaacttctgtggcttatttatatgattttgatcAGACTTTTCTTGCGCCTTTGGGTCAGTGGTgttgaacgtcttggagttctggcttggaaaccttctgcatttagtacacaccttacagtgctcactgaaacctcagtgtctgttaccaccaagtcttgctgcaggttttTCGCAGTcgctcgagggtttttcacaacctgccatctcagaaatctgcttgcagccgttgatagcttcctttttctgcctcgTCCAGGTATTTTCTCCCCCTAGCCATTTCAGGTATTTTATGTGTTTTCTACCCCtggccagttcaggtatttcatgtgttccagctcaagcacacctgctgcaactaatgaagcccttgattagttgcatcaggtgtgcttgagacgaCACCTGTTtagcatatttgtgctgttgttaGAGATTttattcaggggggtgaatcattttaagactggagaaatcattttAAGTTGCatgttcagttgaatttggggaaaccgcttgaagcattcgtcgtgttgaactCTTTCAATTGCCTCTGTTTGatctgttcattgcaaacagctgaaagtctgtacattttgacaataaacctgacttgcactggggggttgaatcattttgatcgcAACTGTGCTTGCTTGTGTTATATCACACCTGCTATTTAATCCACGTTGTATTAATCTTTACATCTACATCTCATGTCAAAAGATAACTGATCATACCATCACACTTCATCAAGCACTGATGATGATCATATCAGTCAACACTTTCCATAAATAGAACCACCTCCCCTCCTGTTTTTTGAAATCTCTCCCATTTGTGCGGATCTTTGTGCGAGCGCCTGTTTCATGTATCTATTTCTAAATTTAATCTGGGCACCGTGTAATGTTGGGAGTGTCTGCTATGATGCTGGACCTCTATAATTCTGTCTGGCTGAAGCCTGATAATGCAGTTAGGACACGATTACCTGAAGACGTCTGGGAATCTGCTGACTGAAGGTATGTGTGGCGTGGATTACGTCTATGGAACAGGATGGATTGACCTGTTGGTATCATTTACATCTATCGGTTTCTGCTTGAGAGTTTAGGGGTTTTAATGCAGTACATTAGTGCTTTACATGatgagttttgtgtgtttttcacaaACAGGAAGCATTGTACAGTGTGGTTTAAATATTTATGGCTTCAAAAATCAAATTTACATATCAAATATTTGTAGATTGTAATAAGTTGAACTCGCATGCATCATAACCATCGGCAAGGTTTAAACATTCCTTGgacgttttatttatattcatactcatatcagtgatcagtgatgaacCAAATGCCACATTTCAACCAGTAATTTACAGTCATTTAAAGCATGCGGTGaataatgtttctttttcttaattCAGTATTACATTCTAGCAGTGCAAAGCTGTAGTCATGGAGAGAATCATAGCCGAGCGTACAGACAGAGAAGTGGGCACGGAAACAGAGGAGGaaacagaagcagaaaaaagaaaggaagacgGTTAGTAAATTTGAACttgtaatgaaattaaatatgtttcaaggagtaaaactgtttaaaaaaaaaatgatttagtgCATTTTGCTATTCTTGCCTCATGGGTCAGACCTCAGCGGTGTGGTGTGTCAGAAAGCCTGGGAGCCAACCATCTACTTCAACGTTAGCAAGGAGATTCATTACTACGCTGGACATGAAATCAGGATCTACGAGTCTCTTGATTCTTATGGCGCCATCATCTGGCCCGCGGTGAGACATCACTGTCGCTTTTAATACACAAAATTCAATACCCTCAAGAACGTTTTGATATTTTGAGCTCAACCCTACAGGGATAGtgtttatatattgttttatttaaacatgtttttatttccaaacACAAAAACTAGTGCTTCTTTTGTACGCTGGAGAGAATAATTAGTACTGAGTCTCTTCCTGTAAGGTTTCACAAGGTTGGAGACACTTGGTCATTCATGCAGAATGTTTTAAGCTCCTTCATAGGTTTGTTCAGTAGAATTCAACTCCAGAGATTGAGATGGTCATTGCATAATACTGCTTTTGTGTTTccgggggcacggtggcttagtggttagcacatttttcctcgcatctccagggttggaggttcaattcccacctccaccctgtgtgcacggagcttgcatgttcttcccgagctttggtggtttcctccaggtactccggttttcttcCCCCtgcccaaagacatgcgttgcagGCTAATCGGCATtgctaaattgtccataatgtttgaatgtgtgtgtgtgtgtgtgtgtgtgtgtgtgccctgtgtTGGGTTggatgtccagggtgtcccccgccttgtgccccgagattttatgttcatttatcCATTTCTGCATTGATGTGGAAGTATATTTGGCTCATCATCTTGTCGAAAGTgcttaacctcctggcagaggcaacaaGGTCTTGGGCTGAAAGATCCTGGTACTCAGCAGAATTCATGATATGATCAATCTTCACAAGAGCCCCTGAACCACCAGCCAGAAAACAGCATCACTGATCCACTTTCATTATACACTGGGGTATCAGGTGATTTTCCTTGTAcggtgtcctccactaatattggcacccttcgttaatatgagcaaagaaggttgtgaaaaattgtctttattgtttaaccttttgatctcttgtacaaaaaattcacaaaaatactcaaagATGAAATACTGTCAaagatatcaaacaactgcaaacacaacacaggtttatataaaaaaaaaattgttaaatataggtgtgcaaccattattggcacccttttagtcaatacttcatgctacctccctttaccgagataacagctctgagtcttctcctataatgcctgatgaggttggagaatacatggcgagggatctgagaccgttcctccatacagaatctctccagatcttcacatttcgaggtccacactggtggactctcctcttcagttcaccccacaggttttctatgggttttaagtcaggggactgggatggtcatggcaggaccttgattttgtggtcagtaaaccatttttgtgttgatgtatgttttggatcattgtcctgctggaagatccaaccacggcccatttgaagctttctggcagaggcagtcaggttttcatttaatatctgttgatatttgagtccatgatgccatgtatcctaacaagatgtccaggtcctctggctgaagaacagccccaaaacattaaagagccgtcaccatatttaaccgtgggcatgaggtacttttccatatggctacctctctgtgtgtgacaaaaccacctctggtgtttattaccaaaaagctctatttcagtttcatctgaccatagaacccgatcccatttgaagttccagtagtgtctggtaacctgaagacgctcgagtttgtttttggatgagagtagaggcttttttcttgaaacccttccaaacagcttgtggtgatgtaggtgacttcagattgtagttttggagactttctgacccaaagacacaactaacttctgcagatctccagctgtgatacttggagattttttatccactcgaaccgtcctcttcactgtgtgttgagacgatatagacacgcgtccaattccaggttgattcataacatttcataACACGTGATGAATGACTGAAGGAATTTCCCCTATgttttacttcatatttatacccctgtcacCGAGgtgtatttacaaaataaaataatcaatggaaatatacttcaaatatatattatttttctcatatgaatacatagaggtgccaataattgttgcacacctatatttcatgattttttttttttataaacctgtgtttatattgtttgatatccatgagaacagagtagttttgtgaatgttttgaaaaagaggtcaaaaggttaaacaataagggcaatttttcacagctctttgctcatattggcacccttgctatttaccaagggtgccaatattagtggagggcaccatGTACGGTCCCCGTTTGATGCCAAACATCCTGATGACCAAAAagttattttggtttcatctggcAACAACACACAACGCCAGTTCTAATGATGCTTGATAGAGTCCAGGCACTGCATTTTGTGAGCTGCTCTCGGTAACAGCTTCCTTCTTCCAACAATTTCAAACAACTTTGTTGCTATGAaacagttgattttttttatacttgaCCAGCACCAGAATCGAATAAATTGTGCAATCCTAAAACTGTGATctttacaacatttttttctctctcttcttcattATTCTCATTGTGTGGTTGTCAGTATGCCCATGGGTCCAAATCCTGGCAAATACTCAACTTTTTCAGACATGTGAAACTTTTTATTATGGTCCTAGTCGTGCTAATGGCATTTAAtctctcatttatttttatatcaacTACCTCATTTGTGCCCGTCAACAACAACCGTCTATCTGTTGGGTAATGGAAGTgattttacatgtgtgcaaCCTTCTCTTTATATTAAACGTAATTCGTTACCCGTCTGTGGTGTGCATATGCGTTGTGAGTTACCTTGTATGGAAAACGAACAAGATGAAAATGtcaacaaaatgcaaaaactgAAGAAACAGTTTAGATCCATTGTGGcaatatttttaatcacaaGATATGTTTGAAATTGTAGATTGTCATAggtcaggaaagaaaaaaatccaaactgCACTAGTAtattatacagtgggggaaataagtattgaacacatcaacattttgttcagtaaatatatttccagtgaggctattcacatgaaattttcaccagacatcagtattaactcaagaaatccacaaatataaagaattcacaacattaaagtccataaataaagttatgtgtaataaagtggagtgacacgggaaaaaagcattgaacacattaagaaaaagcagttctccaaggcaaggttatttatggaatttaacattgtgaattctttatatttccagatttctggagttaatactgatgtctggtaaaaaatttcatgtgaataacatcattggaaatgtatttactgaaaaaagtatacttatttccaccactgtaagtATTAGCCTGTGCTATTAGCCAGTCACATGTTAACTTTCCCGAGTCCTGTGACTGAATACCACTGctatattttaataatacttCCTTCTAATTCTTTTCAAACAAGTAGGGACTCGCACTTTGTGAGTATCTGGATTCTAATCGAAGAACGATTAATCTGCAAGACAAAGCAGTCTTAGAGCTTGGAGCAGGAACTGGCTTGGTATCCATTGTGGCCAGCCTATTGGGTGAGTTATATCCTTTGCATACAGATTCAATATGGCTGTAAATGAATATGATTTGGCATAAACGTTTGCGTGCTTTAAACCATGATAATGTTACGTGTTCTACAGGTGCTTTGGTAACTGCTAGTGACCTTCCTGAAGTCCTGGGAAACCTGCGATTTAACTTGCACAGAACCACACGGGGGCACTGCAGATATACACCACAGGTGGCAGCGCTGTCATGGGGTTATGACCTGGAAGAAACCTTTCCTCGGAATGTTTATCGATACGACTACGTTTTGGCCGCAGATGTGGTCTATCATCATGACTTCTTAGATGAGCTGTTAGCAACCATGCGCCATTTCTGCCACCCAGGCACAACCCTGATCTGGGCCAATAAGATCCGCTTTGCGTCTGATCTGGTGTTTACGGAGAACTTTACGAAGAGCTTTAACACCACGTTACTTGCAGATATGGGTGAGATCAAAATTTACTCTGCAACCACAAAAGATGCTGAGGTAGAAACTAATTTTCCAGTGATGCTGTTAGAGGATGCGGTGAAGCAGGAAAAGGAGTCGGAAGAGTGCAACTCCGGAGATATCAGCAAGAAGCAAGGTCAATATGCTAATGTGGATGAACTGGAGGAATTAGACAGAGATACAAAGCAAAGGAATGTCAATGGAACAGGAGAAGAAACTGAAGAGAATTGTGAAGTCAAGTGCAAAGAAGGTAAATATTTGAAGGCCATTCCGAACTCTGCTGTGTCTCTCCAGATATCAGACACTGACAAAATCTGCTTACAACATGATTGCTGCAAAAAGGTCCCTtcttcagtccgtacaggattccactcagtttttttgtgattgttgcgtccataaatgcttgattttgcagcattttttggagcttttttttaaggaaatctacttgaattggcaaaatttctgttgcacgaaattgtctttGGCAGTCATGTTTGTTGGGaaatgagagcttttagctgtactcatgttcgaagCACCTAAATCGTAGAGGGCTTCGAtggaatgcgtgttgtgatgatgtcttggcccaaatctgcggaaaatctgcgataattttgaaaaatcgtaAGCTCCTACGAGTGTTGCggagttttcttgattttgcgttaatctCTGCGAACGCAAAATCGCGGAATCTTGAAGGTACTGCTTCCTAGTCTCTCCGTGGACCTTTTTGTCTAAGACCGTATTTTAAGTTCTTACTGCCCATGATCTTTCCAAAAACCTAATGTTGTATATTTTCAGCAGGATCACGTGACTCCGAGAGGAATGACCGACTGGTCTTCCAGAGATCCTGTACACCCAGCACAGACGATAAACTAGTAAAAGACATTTACAACTTTTTTGGCCACAAAATCTGCATTGAGATACCCACTGGTGAGATCACGTGTCCGGCGGTAAGCAGTCTCCATAATCACATAAAGTCATCGTATGTGAAAGCTAACTTACGTTAACTGACAAAAGCTCAGATCCTTAGTGTTGCACTTTCTTGTCCAGGCGGTGGCTTTATGCAAATTCCTAGAAACACCAGCAGGACAAGAGCAGATCGTTCTCCTTGACCGAACTGTACTAGAGCTGTGTGCAGACACTGGATTGCTGTCAACAGTAGCTACATTGTTGGGTAGGTTTCACAATATAAGTTTGATAAGAACATTATCACGAATCAGTACTAAGTAATAAATCTGGCTTGTAGGTGCCAGAGTAACAGCTACGGACCACCCAGAGAGCTTGGAGAATCTAAGAAGTAACTTGCATAGGAATACGAGAGGTCGTCAAAGGCACGAACCACAAGTGATAGCGCTAACCTGTGACTTCGAGCAAAGCTTCCCTCATTCCAAGTGTCAGTATGATTACGTGCTGGCAGCTGAGGCGCGCTACCACCACGACTGCTTCGCTGAGCGATTGGTTACCATGAGACATTTCTGCCAACCGGGCACAAATCTGATCTGGGCCATTAAAGTGTGTTGCCCATCTGACCGGGTCTTCATTGAGGACTTCGATAAAGCTTTCCATACCACCATGCTAGCAGAGCTGGATGGGGTGAGGATTTACTTAGCAACTCACAGAGCTACAGACAACAAAGATGATCTGACGAAGACAATGAGCAGAGAAGAAGAGACGGAAGAGCGTCAGACGGCACGGAACTATACCGAGGAGGAGAATTCAGCACGAGAAAAGACACAAAACTGCAAAGGCAGAAAGGTAGATATCAACAAAAATGAGGTTGTTATACATCAACAGAAAGTGGAGGATGAGCAAGAAGAATATCCTGGAGAAAATGACAGGGAGTATGGAAGATCTGGGAAATGGGAAGAGTCCCAGGTTCACAGTGAATCCGGGTCATCCTCTACAGGTAATATACAGTAGATCAGTATTAAAGATTTACGTCAATTTGTTACGCTAGGTTTATCGATCGATTGCTTGATTTTGGCTCCGTCCTCAGACGAATCACATGAACAGTTACCTTGTCAGAGGATTTGGGAATCCAAGCTTTCCTACTTACCTGGTAAAGAGATTCACTACTTTATGGGACACAAAATCATCATAGAGGAGTCATTCGATTCTTACGGTGCCATGATTTGGCCTGCGGTGAGTGTCGATTGAGAACGATGGACAGCTGAACAAAGTAACGATCGACTTAGTTACTATTTACTTATTCCGATTCCTCAATCGAAAAGTGATTTAGGACCATTGTGTCATTTTTGCAGGCGATTGCTCTCTGTAAATTCCTGGAAACACCAGATGGGAGGCAGCAAATGAATCTGCTTGATAAAACAGTTCTGGAGATTGGAGCAGGGACCGGGCTACTCTCGATTGTCATAACTTTGCTCGGTAGGTCTTACTTTGCTTGTACAGTTGTATACGTTTATTCTACATATTCATGAATGAATCAAATGAACACATCTGATTGTGTTTGATAGCGTTAAATTGTGTCTGTAGGTGCCAAATTAACAGCCACTGATCTGCCAGAAATCTTGAGTAATCTGAGGTATAACCTCAATCGGAATACCAGGTGGCTGCGCAGACATGAACCCGAAGTGAAAGAATTATCCTGGGGTTACGAGTTAGAGAAAACCTTCCCTCGCTCCTTATACCACTATGACTATGTGTTGGCAGCTGATGTGGTTTACCACCATACCTTCCTAGATGAGCTTCTAGCCACCATGCATCATTTCTGTCAACGTGGCACAACTCTCATCTGGGCCAATAAGATACGATATCCATCTGACCTGACTTTCTTAGAAAACTTTCAGAACACTTTCCATACCACACTACTAGCAGAGCTGGAAGAAATA
Coding sequences:
- the LOC128602390 gene encoding uncharacterized protein LOC128602390, whose protein sequence is MERIIAERTDREVGTETEEETEAEKRKEDDLSGVVCQKAWEPTIYFNVSKEIHYYAGHEIRIYESLDSYGAIIWPAGLALCEYLDSNRRTINLQDKAVLELGAGTGLVSIVASLLGALVTASDLPEVLGNLRFNLHRTTRGHCRYTPQVAALSWGYDLEETFPRNVYRYDYVLAADVVYHHDFLDELLATMRHFCHPGTTLIWANKIRFASDLVFTENFTKSFNTTLLADMGEIKIYSATTKDAEVETNFPVMLLEDAVKQEKESEECNSGDISKKQGQYANVDELEELDRDTKQRNVNGTGEETEENCEVKCKEAGSRDSERNDRLVFQRSCTPSTDDKLVKDIYNFFGHKICIEIPTGEITCPAAVALCKFLETPAGQEQIVLLDRTVLELCADTGLLSTVATLLGARVTATDHPESLENLRSNLHRNTRGRQRHEPQVIALTCDFEQSFPHSKCQYDYVLAAEARYHHDCFAERLVTMRHFCQPGTNLIWAIKVCCPSDRVFIEDFDKAFHTTMLAELDGVRIYLATHRATDNKDDLTKTMSREEETEERQTARNYTEEENSAREKTQNCKGRKVDINKNEVVIHQQKVEDEQEEYPGENDREYGRSGKWEESQVHSESGSSSTDESHEQLPCQRIWESKLSYLPGKEIHYFMGHKIIIEESFDSYGAMIWPAAIALCKFLETPDGRQQMNLLDKTVLEIGAGTGLLSIVITLLGAKLTATDLPEILSNLRYNLNRNTRWLRRHEPEVKELSWGYELEKTFPRSLYHYDYVLAADVVYHHTFLDELLATMHHFCQRGTTLIWANKIRYPSDLTFLENFQNTFHTTLLAELEEIRIYSATYKSS